A stretch of DNA from Roseofilum reptotaenium CS-1145:
ATCGTGGGATGAGGAATAATTGGGGTCTGACGCTGATACGGTTTCTGAGGTGTACAGATAACTATTGAGTGGCTTTTCTACTGCATAACTGGCGTGAGGAATATCATAGGTCATAACGATGTTAATACGATCGCTAGATCCAGTTACTTGACGAACACTATGAAGACATTTATCACCACACATGACTAGAAGAAGTCCAGGTTTAGGTTCTACAACAACTTTTTGACCAAACCATGAACGTATTAATGGATATTGTTGTATTTGATCGATCCAACTTTGAATTTGTGAAAATTTACCACTCTGAAGAGTTATTCTATAGTTAGGATAAAATTCAATTTCACCCCCCTCAACTTCATTTAAGAATAGGAGAGCGGTAACTGCATTACGATCGTAATGCCAGCGATAGCTTCCTCCTTTTTCCGTAATGTTTACATTACATCCCGCTTGAATACTATCTAGAGTAAATAATGGGTAATTGGTATATTGATTAATGAATGTATTGACTTTCTGGTATAAGCTTTGAAGTTGTGGAAAATGAGATTGAACTACCAGTCCATCAATGACAGAATAACTGAGGGGAATTGGCTTAGTATAGCGATGAATTTTGGGGACTGAAAACTGTTTTCGATATTCAGAAATCTTATCAAGAAGTATCTGACATTCTTGGGTTGAAAGAAAGTTTTCGACTAGCAAGTATCCTTCAGTTGGAGAATCTAAAAATTTAACTTG
This window harbors:
- a CDS encoding 2OG-Fe(II) oxygenase yields the protein MNNSQVKFLDSPTEGYLLVENFLSTQECQILLDKISEYRKQFSVPKIHRYTKPIPLSYSVIDGLVVQSHFPQLQSLYQKVNTFINQYTNYPLFTLDSIQAGCNVNITEKGGSYRWHYDRNAVTALLFLNEVEGGEIEFYPNYRITLQSGKFSQIQSWIDQIQQYPLIRSWFGQKVVVEPKPGLLLVMCGDKCLHSVRQVTGSSDRINIVMTYDIPHASYAVEKPLNSYLYTSETVSASDPNYSSSHDPLKKF